Part of the Terriglobia bacterium genome, GGCTTCGTGCTTGCGGAGCCAACGCTGGACACTCGCAGCGCGGTGTACCGGATGGCGATCGACGATCAAGAAGATCCGCTGCTTCACATGCCGGACGAGGCGCTTGAGGAATCGCAGGAACACCTTCACCCGGCACCCTTCCTCGAACACCATGATCGGCCACAGCGCGGGCGACGTCTACCTGAGAGCGCAGTTCCGACACGGCAACGTAAATTACGAGATCTTCCTGTACAATGACGAGGCCGGAGTGTTTGTAAACCGTGTCTGGCACGCCTTCGAGCGTACCGATTGGAAAGTTGGCGCAAAGCTAATCTCTGCACTATGCGCCTTCCGGAAGGCACACCTGATGGCTTCTTCCAAAGACGAACAGGCCAGCTAACATGGCCATCAAGCTGTCGGTCCACGCCGTCACGGTCCGTGCTTCCGCACGGCCCGCGCCAGCGTGTCCCGCAGCTCATGGCCGCCGTTAGACGTCCAGAGGAATGGGGCGCTGCTTGACCGACAGGGGCACTTGGATGTATTTTTGGACGTACCTCTGGAGGGTACACGAATGCCTAAGGTCCCGAACATCATTCCAGTCACCGACCTACGAAAGGACGCGGCGGCCGCGATCAAGCGTCTACAGGCCTCGAAACAACCGGTCGTGATCACTCAGCGGGGCAGGGCAGCTGCGGTTCTGCTGAGCATGGAGGAGTACGAACGGGGTGAGCACGAGCGGCAGTTGCTGCGTCTCATCGCTCGGGGTGAACAGGAAATCGCGATAGGGAAGGGATTCGAGCTGGATGCCGTCCTGGCGGAAGCCGATACGCTGCTTGGCGGGGGGAAGCCGTGAGGGTGCGATTCACGCCCTCGGGGCGGATTCAGTTTCTCACCGCGATCGCCTACATCCAGAGAGACGATCCGCGGGCGGCATTGAGATTCCGAAATAGGGCGGCGAAGGCGCTTCGGAGGCTTCTTCGCTACCCGGAATCGGGTAGGCTCATTCCCGAGTTCCCTGATCTTCCTTTGCGCGAAGTCGTCGTGCCTCCGTATCGGTTCTTTTATCGGCGAGAAGGAAAGGTGATCTGGGTAGTTGCGGCCTGGCATGGAGCGCAGATACCTAACGAGCCAAGAAGGAAGGCTGACGTCTAACACTCATAAGGCCCCGTCCCGTCAAGACTGAAACGCCTCCTTACGAACCGCGGTAGTTCGCGGAACGGTCCCCTGTCACTGTGCCCCGTCTTCGTTTCGCGAACGGTGCAGAACCTGGGCGCTGCACCAAACACCTATCGAGGCTCTGGCGCTGGCGTGAACCAGCGCTGCAGCGGTCGAAGCCGCCGCCGCCTAGAAACTCATTCGTTCCCTCGTACCGTCCTCATCAAAGAACGACGTCGTGTGCGTCCGTTAGCTCCAGGCTCGGGTGAGGGGCAGGGCACCAAGCTCTTGGTCGGAACGGGAGCGGGCATCCAATCAACCGCTGGGGTTGCCAGGCCGGTGTCCACGAGGATCGGTCGCGGTCGACGCCGCACGATCTCAATCCTCGATGCGGG contains:
- a CDS encoding type II toxin-antitoxin system Phd/YefM family antitoxin, producing MPKVPNIIPVTDLRKDAAAAIKRLQASKQPVVITQRGRAAAVLLSMEEYERGEHERQLLRLIARGEQEIAIGKGFELDAVLAEADTLLGGGKP
- a CDS encoding type II toxin-antitoxin system RelE/ParE family toxin; this encodes MRVRFTPSGRIQFLTAIAYIQRDDPRAALRFRNRAAKALRRLLRYPESGRLIPEFPDLPLREVVVPPYRFFYRREGKVIWVVAAWHGAQIPNEPRRKADV
- a CDS encoding transposase, whose protein sequence is MVFEEGCRVKVFLRFLKRLVRHVKQRIFLIVDRHPVHRAASVQRWLRKHEA